A genomic window from Babylonia areolata isolate BAREFJ2019XMU chromosome 9, ASM4173473v1, whole genome shotgun sequence includes:
- the LOC143285897 gene encoding sorting nexin-20-like produces MDAFMKKVRHKHVPFDDKCDAEVDDSELALEDDQDDPFQTPGFAGKLTFAGGDCGIAKDITDEDRDMLQYPVPYEGSQRDTCRVTFEVTSAEVIKEMRSSSVLPGSSSHVDYTIMISSSSGLKDIATCIVRRYSDFEQMHKLLKKRFPKDLSGVVFPQKVFVGNFTSETIARRSRAFEQYLTHLYSLLEVRYSSEFTKFFTGDDYSQAMQSFIEGKYFQAITSLERYVPVMEKLYGSAHKRLAQAVCALVVCHNKMNRPDVADTYATLAMDGLPESVLTVPLLQMLSQIRWSLGRDKQDVEGKLQELKEGGADVDSAVELEALLYQQLQVDTP; encoded by the exons ATGGATGCATTTATGAAAAAGGTTCGACATAAGCATGTTCCGTTTGACGATAAATGTGACGCAGAAGTGGATGATTCGGAACTAGCTCTGGAAGATGACCAAGATGATCCATTTCAGACACCAGGCTTTGCCGGAAAATTGACGTTtgctggtggtgactgtggtaTTGCCAAGGACATCACAGATGAAGACAGAG ACATGTTACAATACCCTGTGCCATACGaaggcagtcagagagacaccTGCCGAGTGACCTTTGAGGTGACTTCAGCAGAGGTCATCAAGGAGATGCGCTCCTCTTCTGTGCTTCCAGGAAGTTCCAGTCATGTG GATTACACCATCATGATCAGTTCCAGCAGCGGCCTGAAAGACATTGCCACCTGCATCGTTCGGCGCTACTCTGACTTTGAGCAGATGCACAAACTGCTGAAGAAGCGATTCCCCAAGGACCTCTCTGGCGTCGTCTTCCCTCAGAAAGTGTTTGTTGGAAACTTCACTAGCGAGACGATAGCGCGACGCAGCCGAGCCTTTGAGCAGTACCTCACTCACCTGTACTCCCTCCTGGAAGTGAGGTACTCCTCAGAGTTCACCAAGTTCTTCACGGGGGATGACTATTCCCAAGCCATGCAGAGCTTCATTGAGGGCAAGTACTTCCAGGCCATCACATCCTTGGAGCGCTACGTGCCCGTGATGGAGAAGCTGTATGGGAGTGCCCACAAGCGCTTGGCCCAAGCGGTGTGTGCGCTGGTCGTGTGCCACAACAAGATGAACCGCCCAGACGTGGCCGACACGTATGCCACGCTGGCCATGGACGGTTTGCCCGAGTCGGTGTTGACGGTTCCATTGTTGCAGATGCTTTCACAGATTCGTTGGAGCCTGGGGCGGGACAAACAGGACGTGGAGGGAAAGCTACAGGAGTTGAAGGAGGGTGGGGCGGATGTGGACTCAGCAGTGGAACTGGAAGCGTTGTTATACCAACAGTTACAGGTTGACACTCCATGA